The nucleotide sequence TACAGGTAGGGAATTGCAAGTGGGCCATCGGGCAATACGGCTACGCGGGCATCCCGGGATTCCAGGTGCTCATGTATCGCTTTGTTGAGGTCGGGTATGACCTGTAGTTTGCAGGCGCGAACTTCATCGCTGTCCATCTCGGTATAGACTTTTACGTTTACGCGGTCTAAGATGCCCGATAGAATTTGCGCCTGCCACTGGTCGAGGATCGGTTCGCGCGCATAGACCGATTCTATCACGTCTGCAGGTGTGTGGCCTTCGCGCATCAATGCCGCAAAATTGCCGTGGTCGGGTACGCCATCGCTGCACGCACTGGCTACGAGGATTGTGCCGCCATCGGTTACTATACGCGCTGCGGCTGAGATGCCTTTTACGGTTTGATACAGATTTTGATCCAGGGGAAAGCCGCTGTTGGATGTTACGACCAGCGGGAAGGGTGTTTCGACAGGGACCATTGCCGAGGCTTTTACATCGGCGCATCCCTTTGTATGGGCCAGGGTGAGGTCGCCCGCGTAATATCCCGAGATTTTCTTTTCTGCGTTGAGTGTTACATTGAGCAGAAAATCCGGGGGACATAGCGCGACGCATTCGCGAATTTCCCGGTGTAGTGGGTTTTCGTGGAGTACGCCCCAGGTGCTGTTTGGGTCGGCGATCAGTTCGGCGCGATGTAGTCGGAAAATGGTTTCAATACTCGCCACGCCGGGCGCGACGGCTTTTGGTCCGCCCGAGAAGCCCGCAAAGAAGTGCGGTTCGATAAATCCGAGGGCGATGCGTCTGTCTGCGTTGAGGTATTCCCGGTTCAAAAATACAGTTGTTTCATCCGCAGTTTTGCCCACCCGTTCGTTTTGCGTTTCGCTAAATGCATCGTGATTGACAATGCGTACGCGGCGAACCATCTCTTTGCCAAACATTTCGACAATTTCGCGCTTTGTATTTGGCCTGTGCGTGCCCGTGCCGATTAATACGGTTACCTGGTCGGGGGATACGGGCAATTCTTCGAGTAGCCATGGGATCAGTTGTTTGTTGGGGACGGGGCGGGTGCCGTCGGATGTTGCGATTACGACCCGGTCTGAAGGTTTGACTATTTCTTTGAGTGGTTTTGTCCCGAGGGGGTGGCGCACGGCTTTGTGAAATAGGCGTTTGGGGTCTTCCAGTGCTGGTTCAAATGAGGGGCGGATTACATCCCAGTGCGCGAGTTTGGGGTCTGCACAAACAGATACGGCTCCCCGGCCAAAAGGTATGTCGATTTGTTTCATTTTTAATTCCGTACCAAAGTGTCTGCTGTTTGCAAGATGATTTCTTCTTCGCCCTGATATGGCGCGGGTTCCCCGTAATACGGATAGGCATTGGGTTCGTAACCGCCTTCTTCGTATTGCCGCTCTGTACACAAATATCCCACTTCGTCATTGGCATAGCCCACAGGCCATAAGTCCTCGCTGATATCCCGCAGTCTTTTTTCCATTGCATGCCCAATTTCCTGCACGGGTTCGCCCGGTATGGTGATCAGTGCTATTGGTCCTATCTGCATCAGTTGCATTTCGGTGGGTTTTTCAGTTGGGACGGTGTCTGATGCCACCATGTCCAGGACCTTTCTTGCCCAGGGGCCTGTAAATAATTGTCCGCGTTCGCTTTCGTCTGCGGCCATTTTTTTGAGTTCGTCTTCGGGCATCAGGTCGCCGAATGGTA is from Gemmatimonadota bacterium and encodes:
- the larA gene encoding nickel-dependent lactate racemase codes for the protein MKQIDIPFGRGAVSVCADPKLAHWDVIRPSFEPALEDPKRLFHKAVRHPLGTKPLKEIVKPSDRVVIATSDGTRPVPNKQLIPWLLEELPVSPDQVTVLIGTGTHRPNTKREIVEMFGKEMVRRVRIVNHDAFSETQNERVGKTADETTVFLNREYLNADRRIALGFIEPHFFAGFSGGPKAVAPGVASIETIFRLHRAELIADPNSTWGVLHENPLHREIRECVALCPPDFLLNVTLNAEKKISGYYAGDLTLAHTKGCADVKASAMVPVETPFPLVVTSNSGFPLDQNLYQTVKGISAAARIVTDGGTILVASACSDGVPDHGNFAALMREGHTPADVIESVYAREPILDQWQAQILSGILDRVNVKVYTEMDSDEVRACKLQVIPDLNKAIHEHLESRDARVAVLPDGPLAIPYL